A genomic segment from Rubidibacter lacunae KORDI 51-2 encodes:
- a CDS encoding beta-ketoacyl-ACP synthase, which translates to MDVVVTGIGLASALGTAEESWTRLLAGESGLVHQQPFPELAARPLGMLGDRPSALPEFVDRVAAAALQDAGLELPLPDCGLVVGSSRGCQGLWEQRTRNGNGGSRAHWLELLPHCAAIAAARHLQTQAAVRAPAAACATGIWAIAQAAESIRCGEYDRAVAGALEAPVTPLTLTGFARMGALAQTGCYPFDTEREGLVLGEGGALFVLEAEPVARARGATAYGRVLGYGCTSDAHHLSAPAPDRRMAIAAVRRCLQQSQLAPNAVDYVHAHGTSTRLNDAAEAALLQSVFPRGVPVSSTKGATGHALGASGALGVAYCMKAIAQQVLPPNVGIRQVEFDLDVVTAARSQSVRHALCLSFGFGGQNAAIALGAF; encoded by the coding sequence ATGGACGTGGTCGTCACGGGGATCGGATTGGCGAGCGCGCTCGGAACGGCAGAAGAAAGCTGGACGCGTTTGCTTGCCGGGGAATCCGGTCTGGTCCACCAACAGCCATTCCCCGAGCTGGCAGCACGGCCGCTGGGTATGTTGGGCGATCGTCCCAGCGCGCTGCCCGAGTTTGTCGATCGCGTGGCAGCAGCAGCGCTGCAGGACGCGGGGTTGGAACTGCCCCTGCCGGACTGCGGCCTGGTCGTTGGGTCGAGTCGCGGTTGCCAGGGGCTGTGGGAGCAACGAACGCGGAACGGGAATGGCGGGTCTCGTGCCCACTGGCTGGAGTTGCTGCCGCATTGTGCCGCGATCGCGGCGGCTCGGCATTTGCAAACGCAAGCGGCGGTGCGCGCTCCAGCAGCAGCTTGCGCGACGGGGATATGGGCGATCGCTCAAGCTGCAGAGTCGATTCGCTGCGGGGAGTACGATCGCGCGGTGGCAGGGGCACTAGAGGCACCTGTTACGCCACTCACGTTGACGGGGTTCGCGCGGATGGGCGCGTTAGCGCAGACCGGGTGTTACCCATTTGACACCGAGCGCGAGGGCTTAGTGCTTGGGGAAGGCGGGGCATTGTTTGTGCTAGAAGCGGAGCCTGTCGCGCGCGCGCGCGGGGCAACGGCATACGGTCGCGTGCTGGGATACGGCTGCACGAGCGACGCGCATCATCTCAGCGCACCCGCACCCGACCGGAGAATGGCGATCGCAGCAGTACGACGCTGTTTGCAACAAAGTCAGCTCGCACCCAATGCTGTCGACTACGTCCACGCTCACGGAACGAGTACGCGGCTTAACGACGCGGCAGAGGCAGCACTGCTGCAGTCAGTGTTTCCTCGCGGCGTACCAGTGAGTTCGACGAAGGGCGCGACCGGGCACGCTCTGGGAGCCTCAGGAGCTTTGGGCGTAGCGTATTGTATGAAAGCGATCGCGCAGCAGGTGTTGCCGCCCAATGTCGGCATCCGGCAGGTGGAGTTCGACCTCGATGTGGTAACCGCAGCGCGATCGCAGTCGGTACGGCACGCGTTATGTTTGAGCTTTGGCTTCGGCGGTCAGAATGCCGCGATCGCTTTGGGGGCATTTTGA
- the dgt gene encoding dGTP triphosphohydrolase — protein MTILTDYNWDGDRETARRYPEPAPDPVDRRSPYEHDRARIIHSVAFRRLQGKTQIFAPGQAEFLRTRVTHSIEVAQIGRSLAAIAGVPDSLVEAACLAHDLGLPPFGHAGEETLDRLMQSYGGFEGNAQTLRVIARLEEKSRTYPGLNLCRSTLLGVLKYPYRRNPHRNKFLYDEDLDDYADWLFAGTDAEPIATDSKKVLPRSLVCQLMDWADDVAYSVHDMEDGLNSGFLLPSLPLRCIVDLTWQRLQSYYPSGLCCLDRDRVGEILQELRDRLEQPDSTIREVMRYYINRFVTSIAVIATRKRPRSLFDFRLEIPEAVRHECEAFKLLTLEFIICDERTSTLARKGREILTRLFHILFENASPCAGELRYVLFPRAVRPTLAAVADDEAIRARLVCDRLAGLTDGQALRLYNRLLESTGSSPFEPV, from the coding sequence GTGACTATTCTGACCGACTATAACTGGGACGGCGATCGCGAGACTGCACGCCGTTACCCCGAACCCGCCCCCGATCCGGTCGATCGTCGATCGCCCTACGAGCACGATCGCGCTCGTATCATCCATAGCGTTGCATTCCGACGTTTGCAGGGAAAAACCCAGATCTTCGCGCCCGGTCAGGCCGAATTCCTGCGCACCCGTGTCACGCATTCGATCGAAGTAGCGCAAATCGGTCGCTCTTTGGCAGCGATCGCGGGCGTGCCCGACAGCCTCGTTGAAGCTGCTTGTTTAGCCCACGATCTCGGCTTGCCACCATTCGGACATGCGGGCGAAGAAACTCTCGATCGCCTCATGCAATCCTACGGCGGCTTCGAGGGCAATGCCCAAACTCTACGGGTAATTGCGCGCTTGGAAGAGAAAAGCCGCACCTATCCCGGACTCAATCTCTGCCGCTCCACCCTTCTGGGAGTGTTGAAATATCCCTACCGTCGCAACCCGCACCGCAACAAGTTCCTATACGACGAAGATCTCGATGATTACGCGGACTGGCTCTTCGCCGGCACCGATGCCGAACCGATCGCGACCGATAGTAAGAAGGTGCTGCCCCGATCGCTGGTTTGCCAGTTGATGGATTGGGCCGATGACGTGGCGTATTCCGTGCATGACATGGAAGATGGATTGAACAGTGGTTTTCTATTGCCCTCGCTACCGCTTAGATGCATCGTCGATTTGACCTGGCAGCGCCTGCAGAGCTACTACCCCAGTGGACTGTGTTGCCTCGATCGCGATCGCGTTGGCGAGATTTTGCAAGAACTCCGCGATCGCCTGGAGCAGCCCGATAGCACCATCCGCGAAGTAATGCGCTATTACATCAATCGCTTCGTTACCAGCATTGCCGTCATAGCCACGCGCAAGCGCCCGCGCAGTCTGTTCGACTTCCGGCTCGAAATTCCCGAAGCCGTACGCCATGAATGCGAAGCATTCAAGCTGCTAACCTTAGAGTTCATTATTTGCGACGAGCGCACCTCCACCCTCGCCCGCAAAGGCCGCGAAATTCTCACGCGGCTGTTCCACATTCTGTTTGAGAATGCTAGCCCCTGTGCCGGGGAACTCCGCTACGTCCTGTTTCCGCGGGCGGTGCGCCCAACCCTTGCGGCCGTCGCCGACGACGAAGCAATCCGCGCGCGCCTCGTTTGCGATCGCCTGGCAGGACTCACGGACGGGCAGGCGCTTCGCCTTTACAACCGTCTCTTAGAATCGACCGGTAGCTCGCCTTTTGAACCAGTTTGA
- the ispG gene encoding (E)-4-hydroxy-3-methylbut-2-enyl-diphosphate synthase, giving the protein MQTLSTPHSDRSARVTDAAIDQFDGTIRRRRTRSVCVGDVTIGGGNPVVVQSMINEDTLDIDGSVAAIRRLHEIGCEIVRVTVPSLAHAKALAAIREKLIATYSPVPLVADVHHNGMKIALEVAKHVDKVRINPGLYLFEKPKSGREEYTSAEFEDIGAQIRSTLEPLIVALRDRGKAMRIGVNHGSLAERMLFTYGDTPEGMVESALEFIRICESLDYHNLVISLKASRVPVMLAAYRLMVKRMDELGMDYPLHLGVTEAGDGEYGRIKSTAGIATLLAEGIGDTLRVSLTEAPEKEIPVCYGILQALGLRKTMVEYVACPSCGRTLFNLEEVLHQVRSATQHLTGLDIAVMGCIVNGPGEMADADYGYVGKQPGYISLYRGKEEILKVPEAQGVEALIELIKSDGRWHDPE; this is encoded by the coding sequence ATGCAAACGCTCTCAACCCCCCACTCCGATCGCTCAGCCCGAGTGACTGACGCAGCAATCGACCAGTTTGACGGCACTATCCGGCGGCGGCGCACTCGCTCGGTCTGCGTTGGCGATGTCACCATCGGCGGCGGTAATCCAGTAGTCGTGCAGTCAATGATCAACGAAGATACGTTGGACATTGACGGTTCGGTCGCTGCCATTCGCCGCCTGCACGAGATCGGCTGCGAGATCGTGCGCGTCACTGTCCCCAGCCTCGCTCACGCTAAAGCCCTGGCCGCGATCCGCGAGAAGCTGATTGCTACCTATAGCCCCGTGCCCCTCGTTGCCGACGTCCACCACAACGGCATGAAGATCGCGCTAGAAGTTGCCAAGCACGTCGACAAGGTGCGGATCAATCCAGGTTTGTACCTGTTCGAGAAGCCCAAGAGCGGGCGCGAGGAATACACCTCGGCAGAGTTTGAGGACATTGGCGCGCAGATCCGCTCGACCCTGGAACCCTTGATCGTGGCGCTGCGCGATCGCGGCAAAGCCATGCGCATTGGGGTCAACCACGGTTCACTGGCGGAGCGAATGCTGTTCACCTACGGCGACACTCCGGAAGGCATGGTGGAGTCGGCGCTGGAGTTCATTCGCATTTGCGAATCCCTCGATTACCACAATTTAGTGATTTCTTTGAAGGCATCGCGCGTACCCGTGATGCTGGCAGCCTACCGTCTGATGGTAAAGCGCATGGACGAGCTGGGCATGGACTATCCGCTGCATCTTGGCGTCACGGAAGCAGGCGACGGCGAGTACGGACGGATCAAATCCACTGCCGGTATTGCTACCTTGCTGGCAGAAGGCATCGGCGACACCCTTCGCGTCTCGTTGACCGAGGCGCCCGAGAAGGAAATCCCGGTGTGTTATGGCATCCTGCAAGCGTTGGGCTTGCGGAAGACAATGGTGGAATACGTAGCTTGTCCGTCTTGCGGGCGCACGTTGTTCAACCTGGAAGAGGTATTACACCAGGTCCGTTCGGCAACACAACACCTAACCGGTTTGGACATCGCCGTAATGGGCTGCATCGTCAACGGTCCTGGCGAGATGGCAGATGCCGACTACGGCTACGTCGGCAAACAACCCGGTTACATCTCCCTCTATCGGGGCAAAGAAGAGATCTTAAAGGTGCCGGAAGCTCAAGGCGTTGAAGCGCTGATCGAGCTGATTAAGTCCGACGGACGCTGGCACGACCCGGAATAG
- a CDS encoding phosphotransacetylase family protein translates to MAQSARVLLIGSTEAHTGKSALVLGAANQLRDRGIPIAYSKPLGSFVEPKSVDSLLEEDVQLVATMLDLPPGRVGQPIAYFDERTFDRAFQEGSDRDLRQQLCASVRSLAAELVLVEAPATLTEGKLFELTTEQMAEALDASVLLVVRGRSPRSVDAVLAAKEQLGERLVGVSINSVPDSQRCLMAESVRPYLERHGIPVFGLLPSSELLESVSVREIANQLGARVLCCANRLDLMVENLTIGAMNVNSALRYFRKGRNLAVITGGDRSDLQLAAMETSAHCLILTGQVDPQEFILQRAEALEVPILNVDLDTLTTVQIVERVFARARIQEPIKVDCVRELMSEHFDLDRLLDAIQFNAPIST, encoded by the coding sequence GTGGCACAATCCGCACGAGTTCTATTGATCGGTTCGACCGAAGCCCATACCGGCAAGTCGGCGCTCGTGCTCGGCGCAGCCAACCAACTGCGAGATCGCGGCATCCCTATCGCTTACAGTAAGCCCCTCGGCTCGTTTGTCGAGCCGAAGTCAGTGGATTCGCTGCTTGAGGAAGACGTGCAGCTTGTCGCAACAATGCTGGACTTACCACCCGGCCGTGTCGGTCAACCCATCGCCTATTTCGACGAGCGCACCTTCGATCGTGCTTTCCAGGAGGGCAGCGATCGCGATTTGCGCCAGCAGCTGTGCGCATCTGTCCGCTCCCTAGCAGCCGAATTGGTGCTAGTCGAAGCGCCCGCAACGCTCACCGAAGGTAAATTATTCGAGCTCACTACCGAGCAGATGGCCGAAGCACTCGATGCATCGGTGTTGTTAGTCGTGCGAGGACGCTCGCCGCGTTCTGTCGATGCGGTTCTAGCCGCGAAAGAGCAGCTGGGCGAACGTTTAGTCGGCGTGTCGATCAATAGTGTCCCCGACTCCCAGCGGTGCCTGATGGCCGAAAGCGTCCGCCCCTATTTGGAGCGCCACGGTATCCCGGTGTTCGGGTTGCTGCCGAGCAGCGAATTACTCGAGAGCGTCAGCGTGCGCGAGATTGCCAACCAGCTGGGCGCGCGGGTGCTGTGCTGCGCCAATCGGCTCGATCTGATGGTCGAAAACTTGACCATCGGCGCGATGAACGTTAATTCGGCGCTGCGCTACTTCCGCAAGGGGCGCAATTTAGCCGTCATTACCGGCGGCGATCGCAGCGACTTGCAGCTTGCCGCAATGGAAACGTCCGCTCATTGCCTGATTCTCACCGGTCAAGTGGATCCGCAAGAATTTATTTTGCAGCGTGCCGAAGCCTTAGAAGTGCCGATTCTCAATGTCGATCTCGATACGCTGACGACAGTGCAGATTGTCGAACGGGTTTTCGCCCGCGCGCGCATCCAGGAACCGATTAAAGTCGATTGCGTGCGCGAGCTGATGAGCGAGCACTTCGACCTCGACCGCTTGCTCGACGCGATCCAATTCAATGCGCCAATTTCGACCTAA
- the ebsA gene encoding type IV pilus biogenesis protein EbsA codes for MPALADIQPAGNEDVMLYAPYYQGQKRKLLPLALGLYQQGNFEGERSIENAQSVPYVATWFVSKLPSELTRCRLQFDGSADLTYEVDMTNSEFIDFLIDVIRVAKGGRLMDFPKEFYEKLLRMSAAQSWL; via the coding sequence ATGCCTGCCCTCGCAGACATCCAACCCGCTGGCAACGAAGATGTAATGCTCTACGCGCCCTATTACCAGGGACAAAAGCGGAAGCTCCTGCCGCTCGCGCTCGGTCTTTATCAACAGGGCAACTTTGAGGGCGAGCGCTCGATCGAGAACGCGCAGAGCGTTCCTTACGTTGCGACTTGGTTCGTGTCCAAGCTGCCGTCAGAACTGACGCGCTGTCGCTTGCAGTTTGATGGCAGCGCCGACCTGACCTACGAGGTCGATATGACCAACTCGGAGTTCATCGACTTTCTAATTGATGTCATCCGCGTTGCTAAAGGGGGCAGATTGATGGATTTCCCCAAGGAGTTTTACGAAAAGCTTTTACGAATGAGCGCGGCTCAGTCCTGGCTTTGA
- a CDS encoding DevA family ABC transporter ATP-binding protein, producing MSVFASNSTTARTASGGELGRVIVAARQLCHYFGTGDLRKQILFDIEVDLHAGEIVIMTGPSGSGKTTLLTLIGGLRSPQIGSLRVFDRELVGAPKRESIRVRRHTGYIFQGNNLLEYLTAKQNVQMSLKLHDYHARESEERAIAMLEAVGLSDRIDYFPDKLSGGQKQRVAIARALVSHPKLVLADEPTAALDGVTGRSVMEIVQKLAREQGCTSLIVTHDSRILDIADRIIHLEDGRLAENRRLSAAAVT from the coding sequence CTCGACAACTGCACGCACGGCATCTGGCGGCGAACTCGGCAGAGTAATTGTTGCAGCCCGGCAGCTCTGCCACTACTTTGGAACGGGAGATTTGCGCAAACAAATCCTGTTCGACATCGAAGTCGACTTACACGCCGGTGAAATTGTTATCATGACCGGACCATCTGGTTCGGGAAAAACAACACTGTTGACCTTGATTGGCGGGTTGCGATCGCCACAAATTGGCAGTTTGCGGGTGTTCGATCGCGAACTTGTCGGCGCGCCCAAGCGCGAATCGATCCGCGTGCGGCGCCATACCGGCTATATTTTCCAAGGCAACAACTTACTCGAATACCTAACAGCCAAACAAAACGTCCAGATGTCGCTAAAGCTGCACGACTATCACGCTCGCGAATCAGAAGAGCGCGCGATCGCGATGCTGGAGGCAGTGGGGTTGAGCGATCGCATCGACTACTTTCCAGACAAGCTATCGGGCGGTCAAAAGCAGCGGGTGGCAATCGCGCGGGCACTGGTCAGCCATCCCAAGTTAGTGCTGGCTGACGAACCAACCGCCGCGCTGGATGGCGTAACGGGTCGCTCGGTCATGGAGATCGTGCAGAAGCTCGCGCGCGAACAAGGTTGCACGAGTTTAATCGTGACGCACGACAGTCGCATTCTGGACATTGCCGATCGCATCATTCACCTTGAAGACGGACGCCTGGCCGAAAACCGTCGCCTTAGTGCGGCGGCAGTTACATAG